From Syngnathus typhle isolate RoL2023-S1 ecotype Sweden linkage group LG13, RoL_Styp_1.0, whole genome shotgun sequence, a single genomic window includes:
- the si:dkey-7l6.3 gene encoding transcriptional repressor scratch 2 isoform X2, whose translation MKSLAVLHSQFASIMEALTRAAVAEMCQLVDDSYAVVQMELTRSREENDELRRKLELMETIIARGCEGAAAVSGAGSPVGGNDKPDEVRFPSSGLADRSPNGCNGLRGRPTPLSSAPSVEDTTSAAEDTSRAGVLRSIEDVSPVKQEVASDEDDASELLLLDDDGAELAPEAGPSGMVASNSSSDSSPWEQNNHAAPRGSLGFPGPAGLARDISSNLVSDSLIPPVMESSAYVSQSPDRAVASRGPGGGAGELDLGSSWADRSLASIMALHHRPASDLNTAFPLALGLAVSRLDATDRSRLCGDRRFVCHYCGKWFSSARSLETHVRVHTGERPYCCGQCGKRFTQSGHLKTHQSVHTGERPFACHCCAKRFAGKQNLRIHLQKHHPGEQQEG comes from the exons ATGAAGAGCTTGGCGGTATTGCACTCGCAGTTTGCGAGCATCATGGAGGCTCTGACCCGGGCCGCCGTGGCCGAAATGTGCCAGCTGGTGGACGACAGCTACGCCGTCGTCCAAATGGAGCTAACCCGCAGCCGCGAGGAGAACGACGAGCTCCGCAGGAAGCTGGAGCTCATGGAGACCATCATCGCCCGGGGCTGCGAGGGCGCAGCCGCCGTTTCGGGCGCTGGAAGCCCGGTGGGAGGCAACGACAAGCCTGACGAGG TGCGTTTCCCATCATCGGGCCTGGCGGACAGGTCGCCAAATGGCTGCAACGGGCTGAGAGGACGACCGACGCCTTTGTCGTCAGCGCCGAGCGTAGAAGACACGACCTCGGCTGCAGAG GACACGTCGCGCGCCGGTGTCTTGAGGAGCATAGAGGACGTGTCTCCggtcaaacaggaagtggcaaGTGACGAGGACGATGCCAGCGAGCTGCTGCTTCTGGATGATGACG GAGCAGAACTGGCACCTGAAGCCGGTCCCTCCGGAATGGTCGCCTCCAACTCATCAAGCGATTCTAGTCCTTGGGAACAAAATAATCACGCGGCACCTCGAGGTTCCCTTGGTTTTCCGGGCCCCGCGGGTCTTGCCAGAGACATCTCCTCAAATTTGGTCAGCGACAGCCTAATCCCACCGGTGATGGAGAGCTCGGCCTACGTTTCGCAAAGTCCCGACCGGGCTGTGGCTTCACGCGGCCCTGGAGGGGGCGCCGGCGAGCTGGACCTGGGCTCTTCGTGGGCCGATCGGAGCCTGGCCAGCATCATGGCCCTCCACCACCGCCCCGCATCCGACTTGAACACCGCTTTCCCTTTGGCTCTGGGCTTGGCGGTGTCCCGATTGGACGCTACGGACCGAAGCCGCTTGTGTGGCGACCGGCGTTTCGTTTGCCACTACTGCGGCAAGTGGTTCTCGTCGGCGCGCAGCCTGGAGACACACGTGCGCGTCCACACGGGCGAACGGCCATACTGCTGTGGCCAGTGCGGAAAGCGCTTTACGCAATCGGGCCACCTGAAGACCCACCAGAGCGTTCACACGGGCGAGCGACCGTTTGCCTGCCACTGCTGCGCCAAGCGCTTTGCGGGCAAGCAGAACCTGAGGATCCACCTGCAGAAGCACCACCCCGGAGAACAACAGGaaggctga
- the LOC133165080 gene encoding extended synaptotagmin-2-like — protein sequence MSNSVGSKAEGAARPAATPDGPVSASASLPQQMPAEGPPSSLTDVTEMWVKFGKTFAAILPIYILGYLEFSFSWVLIGLAALFYWRRTHGSKDYRINHALAFLDHEDKVVKRTPATAELPSWVHYPDVERVEWLNKTVKQMWPFICQFVDKLFRDSIEPAVKGAHPHLSSFCFSKIDMGDKPLRVNGVKVYTENVDKRQVIMDMQISFVGNTEIDVDVKKYYCRAGIKSIQLHGVMRVVMEPLLGDMPLIGALSVFFLKKPFLDINWTGLTNVLDIPGLNALCDNLIQDIIYSFLVLPNRITIPLVGQAQLENLLFPVPKGILRIHFIEAQDLLGKDKFLGGLIKGKSDPYGIIRVGKQLFQSKVIHETVNPKWNAVFEAEVMDPEGQNVEVQLYDEDTDKDDVLGSVTIDLGELVKEQKVDEWFSLDDVASGKLHLKLEWLSLLSTPDKLDQVLADIRADRAKTNGGLSSALLVVFLDSARNLPAGKKVTSDPSPFVELKVAPKSHESKTRYKTHEPVWEEAFSFLIHNPRIQDLEVEVKDAKHDDCSLGKLVLPLSHLLGAEDMTLNQQFPLRSMGPSCSLKMKIALRVLHLGRDDAAAASSGAERNRASSVDPVSPDRAEDILRSQSVSGPEAALRRRQREAQEGGTLAEHGRSASQAAILESQHFLGGDKEATPSIASDISNPYAAQELQQRLQQMQNGSGPSYFPLGEIQLTLRHSSQRNKLVVVVHGCRNLITFSEHGSDPYVRLYLLPDKRRSGRRKTHTFKKTLNPVYDQTFEFNVSLVELHRRVLDVAVKNSGGLLSRHKGLLGKVVIRLGPEDAAKGWTQWYELSEDGHQKPHQL from the exons ATGAGTAACAGCGTCGGCTCTAAGGCGGAAGGCGCGGCCCGGCCGGCCGCCACGCCCGATGGCCCGGTCTCGGCCTCCGCCAGCCTGCCGCAGCAGATGCCGGCCGAAGGGCCTCCCTCGTCGCTGACGGACGTCACTGAGATGTGGGTGAAATTTGGCAAGACCTTCGCCGCCATCTTGCCCATCTACATCCTGGGCTACTTGGAATTCAGCTTCAGCTGGGTGCTCATCGGACTGGCCGCCTTGTTCTACTGGAGGAGAACTCACGGCAGCAAGGACTACAGGATCAACCACGCCCTGGCCTTCCTGGACCACGAGGACAAAGTGGTCAAGCGGACGCCGGCCACCGCCGAGCTGCCGTCGTGG GTCCACTATCCAGATGTGGAGAGGGTGGAGTGGCTCAATAAG ACGGTGAAGCAGATGTGGCCGTTCATCTGCCAGTTTGTGGACAAGTTGTTTCGGGACAGCATCGAACCGGCGGTCAAGGGGGCCCACCCGCATCTCAGCTCCTTCTGCTTCTCCAAGATCGACATGGGCGACAAG CCGCTGAGGGTGAATGGAGTCAAAGTGTACACGGAGAACGTAGACAAGCGGCAGGTCATCATGGACATGCAGATCAG TTTTGTGGGCAACACGGAGATCGACGTGGACGTCAAGAAGTACTACTGCAGGGCGGGAATAAAGAGCATCCAG CTTCACGGAGTGATGCGTGTGGTGATGGAGCCCCTCTTGGGAGACATGCCTCTCATTGGCGCGCTCTCCGTCTTCTTCCTCAAGAAACCT TTTCTGGACATCAACTGGACGGGTCTGACCAACGTGCTGGATATTCCCGGGCTCAA CGCTTTATGCGACAACCTGATCCAGGACATCATCTACAGCTTCTTGGTGCTCCCCAACCGCATCACCATCCCTCTGGTGGGCCAGGCTCAGCTGGAGAACCTCCTCTTCCCTGTGCCCAAG GGCATCCTGCGCATCCATTTCATCGAGGCCCAGGACCTTCTGGGCAAGGACAAGTTCCTGGGCGGCCTCATCAAGGGCAAGTCGGACCCTTATGGGATCATACGGGTGGGAAAACAGCTCTTCCAGAGCAAAGTCATCCACGAGACGGTCAACCCCAAGTGGAATGCCGTCTTCGAG GCTGAGGTCATGGACCCCGAGGGACAAAACGTGGAGGTCCAGTTGTATGACGAAGACACGGACAAGGACGACGTGCTGGGAAG CGTCACCATCGACCTGGGCGAGCTTGTTAAAGAGCAAAAAGTGGACGAG TGGTTCAGTCTGGACGACGTGGCTTCGGGCAAGTTGCACCTGAAGCTGGAGTGGCTGTCACTGCTATCCACACCTGACAAGCTGGACCAG GTTCTGGCCGACATCCGCGCCGACCGCGCCAAAACCAACGGCGGCCTCTCCTCTGCGCTGCTCGTCGTCTTCTTGGACTCGGCCCGCAACCTGCCG GCCGGGAAGAAAGTGACCAGCGACCCAAGTCCGTTTGTCGAGCTCAAAGTGGCTCCCAAGTCCCACGAGAGCAAG ACGCGCTACAAGACCCACGAGCCGGTTTGGGAAGAAGCTTTCTCCTTCCTAATCCACAACCCCAGGATTCAAGACCTGGAGGTGGAG GTGAAGGACGCCAAACACGACGACTGCAGCCTGGGCAAGCTGGTTCTGCCGCTGAGCCACCTGCTGGGGGCCGAAGACATGACGCTCAACCAGCAGTTTCCCTTGCGCAGCATGGGACCAAGTTGCAGCCTCAAGATGAAGATAGCGCTGCGG GTGCTGCACCTGGGCAGAGATGACGCCGCCGCTGCGTCCTCGGGCGCTGAGCGCAACCGGGCCTCGTCGGTCGACCCCGTGTCGCCGGACAGGGCGGAAGACATCCTGCGCTCGCAATCGGTGTCGGGGCCGGAGGCGGCtctgcggcggcggcagcgggagGCACAGGAGGGTGGCACCCTTGCCGAGCATGGCCGCAGTGCGTCgcaggcggccatcttggaatcGCAACACTTTCTGGGGGGGGACAAGGAGGCTACGCCCAGCATCGCCTCGGATATTTCCAACCCCTACGCCGCTCAGGAGCTGCAGCAGAGACTCCAGCAGATGCAGAA TGGTTCTGGTCCCAGCTACTTTCCGCTGGGGGAGATCCAGCTGACGCTGAGACATAGCTCCCAAAGGAACAAGCTAGTGGTGGtggtccacggctgcag GAACCTGATCACGTTCAGCGAACACGGGTCCGACCCGTACGTGCGCCTCTACTTGCTTCCTGACAAGAGACGCTCGGGAAGGAGAAAAACTCACACCTTCAAGAAAACGCTCAACCCCGTTTATGATCAGAC CTTCGAGTTCAACGTGTCTCTGGTGGAGCTCCATAGGAGGGTTCTGGACGTGGCTGTCAAGAACAGCGGAGGGCTGCTCTCCAGACACAAGGGTCTGCTGGGGAAG GTTGTGATCCGATTGGGCCCCGAAGATGCCGCCAAGGGATGGACGCAGTG GTATGAGCTGAGCGAGGACGGCCACCAGAAGCCTCATCAGCTCTAA
- the si:dkey-7l6.3 gene encoding zinc finger and SCAN domain-containing protein 10 isoform X1, producing MKSLAVLHSQFASIMEALTRAAVAEMCQLVDDSYAVVQMELTRSREENDELRRKLELMETIIARGCEGAAAVSGAGSPVGGNDKPDEVRFPSSGLADRSPNGCNGLRGRPTPLSSAPSVEDTTSAAEQDTSRAGVLRSIEDVSPVKQEVASDEDDASELLLLDDDGAELAPEAGPSGMVASNSSSDSSPWEQNNHAAPRGSLGFPGPAGLARDISSNLVSDSLIPPVMESSAYVSQSPDRAVASRGPGGGAGELDLGSSWADRSLASIMALHHRPASDLNTAFPLALGLAVSRLDATDRSRLCGDRRFVCHYCGKWFSSARSLETHVRVHTGERPYCCGQCGKRFTQSGHLKTHQSVHTGERPFACHCCAKRFAGKQNLRIHLQKHHPGEQQEG from the exons ATGAAGAGCTTGGCGGTATTGCACTCGCAGTTTGCGAGCATCATGGAGGCTCTGACCCGGGCCGCCGTGGCCGAAATGTGCCAGCTGGTGGACGACAGCTACGCCGTCGTCCAAATGGAGCTAACCCGCAGCCGCGAGGAGAACGACGAGCTCCGCAGGAAGCTGGAGCTCATGGAGACCATCATCGCCCGGGGCTGCGAGGGCGCAGCCGCCGTTTCGGGCGCTGGAAGCCCGGTGGGAGGCAACGACAAGCCTGACGAGG TGCGTTTCCCATCATCGGGCCTGGCGGACAGGTCGCCAAATGGCTGCAACGGGCTGAGAGGACGACCGACGCCTTTGTCGTCAGCGCCGAGCGTAGAAGACACGACCTCGGCTGCAGAG CAGGACACGTCGCGCGCCGGTGTCTTGAGGAGCATAGAGGACGTGTCTCCggtcaaacaggaagtggcaaGTGACGAGGACGATGCCAGCGAGCTGCTGCTTCTGGATGATGACG GAGCAGAACTGGCACCTGAAGCCGGTCCCTCCGGAATGGTCGCCTCCAACTCATCAAGCGATTCTAGTCCTTGGGAACAAAATAATCACGCGGCACCTCGAGGTTCCCTTGGTTTTCCGGGCCCCGCGGGTCTTGCCAGAGACATCTCCTCAAATTTGGTCAGCGACAGCCTAATCCCACCGGTGATGGAGAGCTCGGCCTACGTTTCGCAAAGTCCCGACCGGGCTGTGGCTTCACGCGGCCCTGGAGGGGGCGCCGGCGAGCTGGACCTGGGCTCTTCGTGGGCCGATCGGAGCCTGGCCAGCATCATGGCCCTCCACCACCGCCCCGCATCCGACTTGAACACCGCTTTCCCTTTGGCTCTGGGCTTGGCGGTGTCCCGATTGGACGCTACGGACCGAAGCCGCTTGTGTGGCGACCGGCGTTTCGTTTGCCACTACTGCGGCAAGTGGTTCTCGTCGGCGCGCAGCCTGGAGACACACGTGCGCGTCCACACGGGCGAACGGCCATACTGCTGTGGCCAGTGCGGAAAGCGCTTTACGCAATCGGGCCACCTGAAGACCCACCAGAGCGTTCACACGGGCGAGCGACCGTTTGCCTGCCACTGCTGCGCCAAGCGCTTTGCGGGCAAGCAGAACCTGAGGATCCACCTGCAGAAGCACCACCCCGGAGAACAACAGGaaggctga